In Sorghum bicolor cultivar BTx623 chromosome 10, Sorghum_bicolor_NCBIv3, whole genome shotgun sequence, one genomic interval encodes:
- the LOC8069173 gene encoding probable beta-1,3-galactosyltransferase 14 produces MGHGPLCPGRFCQTHETRGPKRKKRCRTNRRTPGPRLGFQTAVASDHSAPSPSSVRSAAHGPPHRAGIARREDRPAGPPARQPAAMPGSPKVFFASSASRRGGALRRLLSTPAFSAACLLFGLAGFLAAALTLSRSPSVTHSRCPDSSRPLSVSVAWDRRPGDGSAAGSAELPASLATGSRGRHKVMAFVGIFTGFGSIGRRRALRRTWLPADRQGLLRLEEATGLAFRFVIGKSNSKNKMAALNREVEEYDDFVLLDLEEEYSRLPYKTLAFFKAAYALYDSDFYVKADDDIYLRPDRLSLLLAKERSHPQTYIGCMKKGPVFTDPKLKWYEPQSFLLGSEYFLHAYGPIYALSADVVASLVALRNNSFRMFSNEDVTIGSWMLAMNVNHENTHALCEADCTESSVAVWDIPKCSGLCHPEVKMLELHQRKECTGGPTVAAEVSESED; encoded by the exons ATGGGCCATGGCCCTCTTTGTCCTGGGCGCTTTTGCCAAACCCACGAGACGAGAGGCCCCAAGAGAAAAAAGAGGTGCCGCACCAATCGTCGAACCCCCGGCCCCCGGCTCGGCTTCCAAACGGCCGTGGCCTCAGACCACTCCGCTCCCTCCCCGAGCTCCGTCCGATCCGCCGCCCACGGCCCACCCCATCGTGCCGGCATCGCGCGCAGGGaggaccggccggccggcccacCCGCCCGCCAGCCTGCCGCCATGCCGGGCTCGCCCAAGGTCTTCTTCGCCTCCTCCGCCTCGCGCCGCGGCGGGGCGCTGCGGCGGCTGCTCTCCACGCCGGCCTTCTCCGCGGCCTGCCTCCTCTTCGGCCTCGCCGGCTTCCTCGCCGCCGCGCTCACGCTCTCGCGCTCCCCGTCCGTCACTCACAGCCGCTGCCCGGATTCCTCGCGCCCGCTCTCCGTCTCCGTCGCGTGGGATCGCCGCCCGGGGGATGGCTCCGCCGCGGGCTCCGCGGAGCTCCCGGCCTCGCTCGCCACCGGATCGCGCGGCCGCCACAAGGTCATGGCCTTCGTCGGGATCTTCACCGGGTTCGGCTCCATTGGACGCCGCCGCGCGCTGCGCCGGACGTGGCTCCCCGCGGATCGCCAGGGCCTACTTCG ATTGGAGGAAGCTACTGGCCTGGCATTCCGCTTTGTGATTGGGAAAAGCAATTCAAAGAACAAGATGGCTGCTCTTAATAGAGAAGTTGAAGAATATgatgattttgtgcttttagatCTCGAAGAGGAGTATAGCAGGCTCCCATACAAAAC GTTAGCTTTCTTTAAGGCTGCCTATGCATTGTATGATTCTGATTTCTATGTTAAAGCGGATGATGACATTTACTTGAGACCAG ATAGACTTTCCTTGCTTCTGGCTAAAGAACGGTCACATCCACAAACATACATTGGATGCATGAAGAAGGGGCCTGTTTTTACTGATCCTAAGTTGAAATG GTATGAGCCCCAATCCTTCTTACTCGGATCGGAATACTTCCTTCATGCGTATGGGCCAATTTATGCTCTATCAGCTGACGTGGTGGCTAGCTTGGTTGCTTTGAGAAACAACAG TTTCCGTATGTTTAGCAACGAGGATGTTACAATTGGATCTTGGATGCTTGCCATGAACGTCAACCATgagaacacacatgcactttgtgaAGCTGACTGCACGGAGTCTTCAGTTGCTGTTTGGGACATTCCAAAATGCTCAG GGCTATGCCACCCAGAGGTAAAAATGCTAGAGCTTCATCAAAGAAAAGAGTGCACAGGTGGTCCAACTGTTGCAGCTGAGGTGTCCGAGTCTGAGGATTGA
- the LOC8069172 gene encoding GDSL esterase/lipase At5g45910, protein MDPRARALGGAVGLLLVSCFLLAGGGGVVGAGAGHSRFEALFNFGDSLGDTGNICVNKSAADNFMLTFAQPPYGMTYFGHPTCRCSDGRLVVDFLAQELGLPLLPPSKQDGADFRRGASMAIVAATALDFEFLKSIGVGYPVWNNGAMNVQIQWFRDLLPSICGAGAPPGGQRCKDYLARSLFLFGPFGGNDYNAMVLFGLTMDHARNYTPNIVDTVASGVEQLIQLGAVDIVVPGALPAGCFAIYLTSLPSDNPADYDEYGCLKAFNELSVYQNSLLQGRLAGLRARYPSARIVYADYYTHIDRLVRSPARFGFSTGAVPACCGAGGGKYNFELDALCGMKGATACREPSTHESWDGVHFTEAVNRLVAEGWLRGPYCHPPIVTHDQ, encoded by the exons ATGGATCCGCGAGCTCGAGCTCTGGGCGGCGCCGTTGGCCTCTTGCTCGTCTCCTGCTTCCTCCTGGCTGGCGGCGGTGGCGtcgtcggcgccggcgccggccacaGCAGGTTTGAGGCCTTGTTCAACTTCGGGGACTCGCTGGGCGACACGGGCAACATTTGCGTCAACAAGTCGGCGGCGGACAACTTCATGCTCACTTTCGCGCAGCCGCCCTACGGCATGACCTACTTCGGCCACCCCACCTGCCGCTGCTCCGACGGCCGCCTCGTCGTCGACTTCCTCg CTCAGGAGCTGGGGCTGCCGCTGCTCCCGCCGTCGAAGCAGGACGGCGCCGACTTCCGGAGGGGCGCGAGCATGGCCATCGTGGCCGCCACGGCCCTGGACTTCGAGTTCCTCAAGTCCATCGGCGTCGGCTACCCGGTCTGGAACAACGGCGCCATGAACGTCCAGATCCAGTGGTTCAGGGACCTGCTGCCGTCCATCTGCGGCGCCGGCGCGCCGCCGGGAGGGCAACGCTGCAAGGACTACCTGGCCAGGTCCCTGTTCCTGTTCGGCCCCTTCGGCGGGAACGACTACAATGCCATGGTCTTGTTCGGGCTCACCATGGACCATGCAAGAAACTACACGCCCAACATCGTCGACACCGTCGCCAGCGGCGTCGAG CAACTGATCCAGCTGGGCGCAGTGGACATCGTCGTCCCGGGAGCTCTGCCGGCGGGGTGCTTCGCCATCTACCTCACGTCTCTCCCGAGCGACAACCCGGCCGACTACGACGAGTACGGGTGCCTGAAGGCGTTCAACGAGCTGTCCGTCTACCAGAACTCCCTGCTGCAGGGCAGGCTCGCCGGACTCCGGGCGAGGTACCCGTCGGCGAGGATCGTGTACGCCGACTACTACACCCACATCGACCGGCTGGTGCGCAGCCCGGCGCGGTTCGGCTTCAGCACCGGCGCCGTCCCGGCGTGCTGCGGCGCGGGCGGCGGCAAGTACAACTTCGAGCTCGACGCGCTGTGCGGCATGAAGGGCGCCACCGCGTGCCGGGAGCCGTCGACGCACGAGTCCTGGGACGGCGTCCACTTCACGGAGGCGGTTAACAGGCTGGTCGCCGAGGGATGGCTCAGAGGCCCGTACTGCCATCCTCCCATTGTCACTCATGATCAGTAG
- the LOC8071344 gene encoding GDSL esterase/lipase At5g45910, translating to MRSGRRMAAALVAVVWSSWALALAAAAQSYNAVFNFGDSITDTGNLCTNGRPSSITFTQPPYGETYFGTPTCRCCDGRVIPDFLSSKFGLPFLPPSKSTTADFKKGANMAITGATAMDAPFFRSLGLSDKIWNNGPISFQLQWFQQISSAVCGNDCKSYLGNSLFVFGEFGGNDYNAMLFGNYNADQASTYTPQIVSTIANGVEKLIAMGATDIVVPGVLPIGCFPIYLTIYGTSNSGDYDSLGCLKKFNDLSTNHNNQLQTQISSLQAKYKSARIMYADFYSAVYDMVKNPGSYGFSTVFQTCCGAGGGKYNYQNSARCGMSGASACSNPAAHLSWDGIHLTEAAYKQITDGWLNGPYCRPAILHS from the exons ATGAGGAGCGGGCGGCggatggcggcggcgctggtggcggTGGTGTGGTCGTCGTGGGCGCtggcgctggcggcggcggcgcagagCTACAATGCCGTCTTCAACTTCGGCGACTCCATCACCGACACCGGGAACCTCTGCACCAACGGGAGGCCGTCGTCGATCACCTTCACCCAGCCGCCCTACGGCGAGACCTACTTCGGCACGCCGACGTGCCGCTGCTGCGACGGCCGCGTCATCCCGGACTTCCTCA GCTCCAAGTTCGGGCTGCCGTTCCTCCCGCCGTCCAAGTCGACGACGGCCGACTTCAAGAAAGGCGCCAACATGGCCATCACCGGCGCCACCGCCATGGACGCGCCCTTCTTCCGCTCGCTCGGCCTCTCCGACAAGATCTGGAACAACGGGCCCATCAGCTTCCAGCTGCAGTGGTTCCAGCAAATCTCCTCCGCCGTCTGCGGCAACG ACTGCAAGAGCTACCTGGGCAACTCCCTGTTCGTGTTCGGCGAGTTCGGGGGCAACGACTACAACGCGATGCTGTTCGGCAACTACAACGCGGACCAGGCGAGCACGTACACGCCGCAGATCGTGAGCACCATCGCCAACGGGGTCGAGAAGCTGATCGCGATGGGCGCCACGGACATCGTGGTGCCCGGGGTGCTCCCCATCGGCTGCTTCCCCATCTACCTCACCATCTACGGCACCTCCAACAGCGGCGACTACGACAGCCTCGGGTGCCTCAAGAAGTTCAACGACCTGTCCACCAACCACAACAACCAGCTCCAGACGCAGATCTCCAGCCTCCAGGCCAAGTACAAGTCCGCCCGCATCATGTACGCCGACTTCTACTCCGCCGTCTACGACATGGTCAAGAACCCCGGCAGCTACg GGTTCAGCACGGTGTTCCAGACGTGCTGCGGGGCGGGAGGCGGCAAGTACAACTACCAGAACAGCGCGCGGTGCGGCATGTCGGGCGCCTCGGCGTGCTCCAACCCGGCGGCGCACCTCAGCTGGGACGGCATCCACCTCACCGAGGCCGCGTACAAGCAGATCACCGACGGCTGGCTCAACGGGCCCTACTGCCGCCCGGCGATCCTCCACAGCTAA
- the LOC110431296 gene encoding GDSL esterase/lipase At5g45910-like, translated as MAARLAVAFLAVSSAFLAVSGQKFNAIFSFGDSMSDTGNLCVNGPPAGLTLTQPPYGETFFGRATCRCSDGRLVVDFLAEKFGLPLLKPSKQGGSDFKQGANMAIIGATTMDSGFFQSLGIGDKIWNNGPLNTQIQWFQQLMPSICGSTQACKSYLSKSLFVLGEFGGNDYNAQIFGGYTPEQASGQSGTIVDAIGKGVEQLISLGAMYVVVPGVLPVGCFPIYLTLYQTSNAGDYDQYGCLKRFNALSANHNSLLQSKVSSLQAKYPGARIMYADFYSHVYDMVKSPGSYGFSTNLRACCGAGGGKYNYQNGARCGMSGAYACSNPSSSLSWDGIHLTEAAYKKIADGWVSGAYCHPAISA; from the exons atggcggctcggctcGCCGTCGCGTTCCTCGCCGTGTCCTCTGCCTTCTTGGCCGTCTCTGGCCAGAAGTTCAACGCCATCTTCAGCTTCGGCGACTCCATGTCCGACACCGGCAACCTGTGCGTGAACGGTCCCCCCGCCGGCCTCACTCTCACCCAGCCCCCCTACGGCGAGACCTTCTTCGGCCGCGCCACCTGCCGCTGCTCCGACGGCCGCCTCGTCGTCGACTTCCTGG CCGAGAAATTCGGTCTGCCGCTGCTGAAGCCGTCGAAGCAGGGCGGCTCCGACTTCAAGCAGGGCGCCAACATGGCCATCATCGGCGCCACCACCATGGACTCTGGCTTCTTCCAGTCTCTGGGCATCGGCGACAAGATCTGGAACAACGGGCCCCTCAACACCCAGATCCAGTGGTTCCAGCAGCTGATGCCGTCCATCTGCGGCTCCACGCAGG CCTGCAAGTCGTACCTGTCCAAGTCGCTGTTCGTTCTCGGCGAGTTCGGCGGCAACGACTACAACGCGCAGATCTTCGGCGGCTACACGCCGGAGCAAGCGAGCGGGCAGAGCGGCACCATCGTGGACGCCATCGGCAAGGGCGTGGAGCAGCTCATCAGCCTGGGCGCCATGTACGTGGTCGTCCCGGGGGTGCTCCCCGTGGGCTGCTTCCCGATCTACCTCACCCTGTACCAGACCTCCAACGCCGGCGACTACGACCAGTACGGCTGCCTGAAGCGCTTCAACGCGCTGTCGGCGAACCACAACTCGCTGCTGCAGAGCAAGGTGTCGAGCCTGCAGGCCAAGTACCCAGGCGCGCGGATCATGTACGCCGACTTCTACAGCCACGTCTACGACATGGTCAAGAGCCCTGGCAGCTACGGCTTCAGCACCAACCTCAGGGCATgctgcggcgccggcggcggcaagTACAACTACCAGAACGGCGCGCGCTGCGGCATGTCCGGCGCGTACGCCTGCTCCAACCCGTCGTCGTCGCTCAGCTGGGACGGCATCCACCTCACGGAGGCGGCGTACAAGAAGATCGCCGACGGGTGGGTCAGCGGCGCCTACTGCCACCCGGCCATCTCGGCCTAG
- the LOC110429519 gene encoding uncharacterized protein LOC110429519 — translation MVQHRGRTASMLEVPVPVPGSLPLCTYRDSIRRVSVVSGGLCGSVQLFFPVSCDTEAGDGAYCWSSASSASSPCPSLDAWARCSPVSSSFSGCWEAEDPDAVMELRAIAQQMVHDGYMQGLIRAFGAGRSSSAHRRGLAGPGLEESLLESWFSELDVEWVLRIGEGDRVHLDLEDGCASLLDMMERWIKALKTMVQVLCITQQEIRAKGPTVAVGGGVRKAIEHIMLLATGKIMAEREQEVAQFVRLAEDASLRGRRRSRRSARRPGAGDAPGDVAGVHLRRG, via the coding sequence ATGGTGCAGCACCGCGGCAGAACAGCGAGCATGCTGgaggtgccggtgccggtgccggggAGCCTCCCGCTGTGCACCTACCGCGATTCGATCCGTAGAGTCTCTGTCGTCTCCGGCGGCCTGTGCGGGTCGGTGCAGCTGTTCTTCCCCGTGAGCTGCGACACTGAGGCGGGAGATGGAGCCTACTGCTGGTCGAGCGCGAGCTCCGCCTCCAGTCCGTGTCCGTCCTTGGATGCATGGGCCCGTTGCTCGCCCGTGTCCTCGTCCTTCTCCGGCTGCTGGGAGGCTGAAGACCCAGATGCAGTCATGGAGCTCCGCGCCATCGCGCAGCAGATGGTCCACGACGGCTACATGCAGGGCCTCATCCGAGCGTTCGGTGCCGGTCGCTCCTCATCGGCACACCGCCGCGGTCTCGCCGGTCCCGGCCTCGAAGAGAGCCTTTTGGAGAGCTGGTTCTCGGAGCTGGACGTGGAGTGGGTACTCAGGATCGGGGAAGGAGACAGAGTGCACTTGGACTTGGAGGACGGATGCGCCTCCCTCCTAGATATGATGGAGAGGTGGATCAAAGCTCTCAAGACCATGGTGCAGGTGCTCTGCATCACGCAGCAGGAGATCCGCGCCAAGGGGCCGACCGTCGCCGTCGGCGGCGGGGTCAGGAAGGCCATCGAGCACATCATGCTGCTGGCCACCGGTAAAATAATGGCCGAGCGCGAGCAGGAGGTGGCCCAGTTCGTGCGGCTCGCCGAGGATGCTTCACTTCGTGGACGCCGTCGCTCACGCCGCTCTGCACGACGACCAGGCGCCGGAGACGCTCCCGGGGATGTTGCTGGTGTACACCTGCGTCGTGGATGA
- the LOC8071342 gene encoding GDSL esterase/lipase At5g45920, which translates to MRPSIVLFGDSITEEAFGEGGWGASLANHYSRSADVVLRGYSGYNTRWAARVAGRAVASIAGPVSAVTVFFGANDAALPDRACALQHVPLAEYKDNLRAICALLKKRWPSVVVILITPPPVDEDGRLRYPYAHDFSGLPERTNAAAGLYAKACLEVARQCGLRAIDVWSRMQRFHGWEKSFLRDGLHLTPRGNRVLFEEVVFALKDANLSLEALPADLPLFGDMDPDNPAKSFEDHE; encoded by the exons atgagGCCGTCGATCGTGCTGTTCGGCGACTCCATCACGGAGGAGGCGTTCGGGGAGGGCGGCTGGGGCGCGTCGCTTGCGAACCACTACTCCCGCTCCGCCGACGTCGTGCTGCGCGGCTACAGCGGCTACAACACGCGCTGGGCGGCGCGTGTGGCGGGCCGCGCCGTCGCCAGCATCGCCGGCCCCGTCTCGGCAGTCACCGTCTTCTTCGGCGCCAACGACGCCGCGCTGCCCGACCGCGCCTGCGCGCTCCAGCACGTGCCCCTCGCCGAGTACAAGGACAACCTCCGCGCCATCTGCGCGCTCCTCAAG AAGCGGTGGCCGTCGGTGGTCGTCATCCTCATCACGCCGCCGCCGGTGGACGAGGACGGGCGTCTCCG GTACCCGTACGCGCACGACTTCTCCGGCCTGCCGGAGCGCACCAACGCGGCGGCGGGGTTGTACGCGAAGGCGTGCCTGGAGGTGGCGCGGCAGTGTGGGCTCAGGGCCATCGACGTCTGGTCCAGGATGCAGAGGTTCCATGGCTGGGAGAAGTCGTTCCTCAG GGACGGGCTGCACCTGACGCCGCGCGGCAACCGGGTGCTGTTCGAGGAGGTGGTGTTCGCGCTCAAGGACGCCAACCTCAGCCTGGAGGCGCTGCCGGCCGACCTGCCGCTCTTCGGCGACATGGACCCCGACAACCCGGCCAAGTCGTTCGAGGACCACGAGTGA
- the LOC8071343 gene encoding exocyst complex component EXO70A1: MTSSMFDAINAVFLRKMNRLSDAIWSMMEKVRASFVRDGCWRVSSAEAGGVHKTTRLMMNYIMLLSRNERALSLILQEDQQQQQQHLSHQPDYYSSTVDILIKDLISCLEKQLEKASNFISDPGLRYIFLMNNCSFISQKVSSMLLPSWTLFEDYKIERPKKRDSRERPSPMEDYVNQPDPNLQEQIQMDSNLDGLLMIQSFIEAYLDASWEPVMSCLYYDIPRGFLKLGGRLDKFECEFHKTYTMQRQWKVPNPELRKRLRKAVIEKVIPGFSKYLAERTTKAKSNRPPKNTALELEELLEELFEG, translated from the coding sequence ATGACCAGCTCCATGTTCGACGCCATCAACGCTGTCTTCCTACGGAAGATGAACAGGCTGAGCGACGCCATATGGAGCATGATGGAGAAGGTCAGAGCTTCGTTCGTGAGGGACGGCTGCTGGAGAGTCTCATCGGCGGAGGCCGGTGGCGTCCACAAGACCACCAGGCTGATGATGAACTACATCATGCTGCTGTCGCGAAACGAACGTGCGCTCAGTCTCATCCTGCAGGAggaccaacaacaacaacaacaacacttGTCTCATCAACCCGATTACTACTCAAGCACGGTTGATATCCTCATCAAGGATCTGATCTCTTGCTTGGAGAAGCAGCTGGAGAAGGCATCAAATTTTATCTCCGACCCTGGATTGCGCTACATATTCTTGATGAACAATTGCAGCTTCATTTCGCAGAAGGTTTCGTCCATGCTCCTGCCGTCCTGGACTCTGTTTGAAGATTACAAGATCGAGAGGCCCAAGAAACGAGATTCCAGAGAAAGACCTTCCCCAATGGAAGATTACGTTAACCAGCCAGATCCAAATCTTCAGGAGCAAATACAAATGGACTCAAACCTGGATGGCCTTCTCATGATCCAGAGCTTCATAGAAGCTTACCTCGACGCCTCTTGGGAGCCAGTGATGTCTTGCTTGTACTATGACATACCTCGGGGCTTCCTGAAGCTTGGCGGAAGGCTGGATAAATTCGAATGTGAGTTCCACAAAACTTACACCATGCAAAGGCAATGGAAGGTTCCAAACCCTGAACTTAGGAAGAGATTGCGCAAAGCTGTGATTGAGAAAGTCATTCCAGGTTTCAGCAAGTACTTGGCGGAGCGAACGACAAAGGCGAAGAGCAATAGGCCACCCAAGAACACTGCCCTTGAATTGGAGGAGCTATTGGAAGAGCTATTCGAAGGATGA